The nucleotide sequence CAACGTTATAAAGATTGCTATACATGAAGATATCCAAGTGCaaaagcaatatataaatactttagcTGATAAAATGTTCAATATACATTTCGCTAAATGCATATGTACAGGCACATATGATGAGTAAGAGAGATAGGATAGTAGGACACGTGCTGAGACACGAAGGATTAGTTTGCGACATATCGGAGGCGGAGATAGGAATAAAGAGAGGTAGGGGTAGAACCAGATTAGATTATTGTTCACAAATAGTCCAAGTTCACGTAGTATGCTCTACTTTCAGAGAAATGCGTAGGTAGGTTAGCTCAGGCCAGGAAAGGATGATGGAGATACTCGTCCAACCAGTCTTCGAACCGAGGACTTGATGATGTTGAAATGTACGTTAAGCATTTTATCGGTCGCGATGTTCATATCACGTTTTTGTCATTAAACGACTTGACGTATAGCAACCTCTAACATGCACTAGTAGAGAATAGTGCAAGCTCAGATTCGTTTGTTCTTCAACACATGAATAGTCTCATATCAGTTTTTAAATcaagataatattatcaatgaTGTCTCTGATAAACTTGAACCGgatgaataaaatgtattgcTATCTCTATCCGATTCAGCTTTAACAAGGTTTAatcgatttttcaaatttatcaaagTTTTGGAGATGgaggagaaaggaaaaaaaagataccatttctctctctcttgttattttttaaatgtatacaattttaacTGTGTCGATAATCAAATCTTAAATTGAGATTCGTTAAAATCCACTTGAAATCGTTCAAAGATAAAACCTTTATTACTCATTAGCGAgttgaaatttaattcttgTCTAGACTTTGGTAGTATTGCACTAGTACTTGCCATGCTTTTGGTGCCATAAATCCATCCGGGGGATTCTGGCCTGTCTTTGCTAATCCTGcaagtacaaaatatttaatggtaTTAGGCGACTATATATCTACGTATAAAATTCCGAATTTCGAATTTCAGTATTACGCAATTTTCCAagttttttaaacatcttgagaaaaaaatgtcacaataaAAACGTAATACGTGAGATAATTTGTTGGTACGTTGTGTAAATTCCACAATGTCAATCTTACGAAACAAAGATGAAGGGATCAAATCAggcgaaaaatttatattgtacatttcttcattttaccTTCGCTCTTTTTTACCATCATTACGTGTGCTCATTTttgttttcatattattttatttttcacatgtGCCCgcgttttgttttaatctcGCTCTTCGTATTCTcactctttattattattcgcttTATTTGTGTTATTCGTACATCTTGTGGAATGTTAAAACTTGGGTATATCATAGAACATCAAGGTATAGTACGCATCAAGGACTCACCTCGCATCTTTGTCCCCGAAATGAACTCAAAGTCTTGCTTCCGCTCGGGTTCGAAGAATGCCATCTTACCGTTCCGCGTGTCATAAGCGGCCACTTTGAAGGGAATAATCTCGAGATTATCAAGACCTCGGGCCATGGAGAGTACCCTGGCGCCATGAGTGGGATCATACAGATTGCCGTCAGGCGTGGCGTCTTTGTTAGGATGTGGCATACCCGCGGGATCCCTACCTACGATGTAAAAATTAGCGCCGGCATTCATCCTGGCTTTCGCGTGCCATTGCacctgtataaaaatatacgcgtgttttatttcatttatgttATTTGAGAGTAGAGTAAAGTGTTGGATGTAATATATGAACGCGTAAGAAATGTGTGACGCTACTTGTCGGAGACATTGGTACAAGAGTTACACACAAGTTGACAAAGTAGCTAAAAGTTAAGGTACAACGGACCGGGCTAAGGCTCGTGAAGCTGGCTAGAATTTTTTCTCAACCTCAATCGGTCCAGCGTACATCATTGGGCTGGGGAAGATGGCGAGTAACGTGGACGTAGTATCCAGCACACCTTCGTCCAAAACGGCCTTGTGCTGAAGGATCCTGGTGTACAGGGACACATCGTCTTCCTTCGTCCAGCCACCCAGCGGATGTAGCAGCAGCACGGGATTTTTAAAACCACGCTCCTCCAACAATCGTCTTTTTGTGTCCTTTCCGAATTAAAAACAGCAAGGTATGATACGTTCGGTTATCTCGATATATATAAGGCGAGATGGATGATTTATCGTACATAACGCGTGGCAATGTGAGCTTTCTTCCCAAGGCCTTTCTTTCATCgaatgaaaaatatgataCGAAAACGATCCGTTCGCTTTGAACGAGTGAGATACCTGCATGAGCAGCGCGTGTCCATTGTGAATGGGATTTCTAAGCTGAAATGCGAATACGGCATCAGCCTTCATTTTCCGGCATCTGGCACGGATCTCGTTTGGCGTGAGCCTGTACTTGTCGAGCCCGTCGTGCCATCTGATCCTTTCCAATACCTCGAGGTCGCCACCCATCAACCAGTCTCCGGAGTCGTAAATCATCCTGACGTAGGGATGACCCAAGTTGTTGGTGCCAAACTGCCAACTGCAACGCTCCTCTTTTCGATGGAAATAAAATTCCGGTTTTCGTAGGATTGCCAAGGCCTTCTGCTTGTGCCTCAAGGTTACAGCGAGGGAATTTTCCAAGCGGCTCTTATCACTCGTGCTTATCGCGAGGACAATTGGCACCGATTGGTTCGCTTCTTTGCCATCTTGGAGCAAACACCTTAAGTGTTGGGCCTTAAAGAGAAGACAAATGACAATATGACGCGATTTGACGATTACGTTGACGCGTAGGTCaacgcgtctctctctctctctctctctctctctctgtcgtGTCTCAATTCGTGTCAGACGGCGCATGCCGCATACCGTGCGCGCGATGCACGCACGCTTCAGATCGCTTCGGAAAGCATACCTGAAGATATTGATGTTCTCTCATAAAGCCTGTTAGTGGAGACGCCCATCCTTCCGCCAGAATTTGCAGCCACTGCACGTCGAGTTCATCGATCTCCACGCACCGCAGGGTTTCCGCTTCCATTTTCGCGAAAGCTAGCCTGGACTCTGGTACAAAGAGCTCCGTGATCAGATCTGACGGTTTAGCAGCAAGCTGCGGAATGATGCGGTGCTTCTCTAAAAGGTCAATTACAGTCGAGGCGGACTCTTCCGGGGTACAATTCTCGGTCTTGACAATTAAGTCAGGTTTCGTGGGACTCTCGTACATTTGATCGATACCGGTGAAACCTTTAATGGTACCCTGCCGCGCTTTCTTGTAAAGGCCCTTAGTGTCGCGAGCCTCGCAAATTTGCAAGGGCGTATCTACGAACACCTCGAAGAAGGGCAGGTCAGCCTCTCTATGAATCTGCCTCGCTACTTGTCTATCCTCTTCGAAAGGTGACACAAAGCTGCAGAGACAAATTTGTCCGCTGTCGGCGAAGAGTTTCGCTACTTCGGCTACTCTTCTAATGTTCTCTTTCCTGTCTTGTTTGCTGAAAGTCAGATTGCGGTTTAGACCGCTCCTGAGATTGTCGCCGTCTAGACCGTAGGCAGGAATACCGTAGTTCACCAAGACAGCTTCCACCTGGAACGAGATAGAGGTCTTGCCGGCACCGGAGAGACCGGTTAGCCATACCGTGCAACCTCGAAAGCCCCGAATACTGCCGATCGCTTGTCCCCGTTTGGCTCTGGATACGTGATGCGCTTGCTCCGATACGTTCGCGCAGAtctaaacaaatttttaacatttcaaattttcatattcaatAATTTCCAAAAGCGCTTTAATAAGAACTTTGGGGGGTGGGAGGGAGTTTCGAACTCCCAATAGATAAAACTCGGGCTAAAACGTTAATATTGCGTACACGAAGGATCGTATATTCACCGTTAGACTTGGACCATTTTTATTCCGattgtttttcttatatttggattattttctttcttgatCCTATTTAGCTATTTCTCAAGGAAACGGAgcgatacgcgcgcgcgcgaaatgcAGCAGATACCGAGCTAAACTGCGCTAAAGCGAATAGGGGCCCCATggcaattataatatacaatatacatatgtaattcgCATGGTCGaagtaaaatttacattgtttcattatttacatattgttaTTCATACTCATTATTCATTACTTAAATTTCACGCATTGCACGAGGTAGAGAAAGCGACACACGTACCATCATCTTCTTATTCGGAGGCGGTCCGACACTCCGCTCGGCATTGCTCGATGACATGATCGTAGCTACAGGCTACAGTGGCTACTGGCAGAGCAGTGGCAGCTATATGAGTCTACGTCTACAGTACGAGCATATACGTGGCAACTGTATACGTGATCGAAGGCGACGAGGACGATAACGGATGACGCTTCGTGACGTGACGCCGGCCCGGTAAGCTACTAAAGCCCGGCTGCCCGGTTACTCCGATTAGTCGCAGCCTACCTACCGCAGCCACGCAGCCACACTCCACACTCCACAAGCACAAGTTCACAGCCTAGCTCTCATCTAGCTCTATACTAAAATACTGACTGACTGGGACTGAGTACGCGATGAATCCCACGGATCCAATCCAATCCATGCATGCATGAATCCACCACGGTCTACCGATCGATCATTTTCACAATATTCTGTCAAAAATTGACACAAGGTAAACGGTACCGACATCGGGAAATTTACCGACCTGTGGTATTAGATATCGACGAGATTCGTGTGTGtgatatacatacacacatacatacgcaTTGCGCGCGAAATGTTtagtatattgtataattaaaaatatgttacacttttttaaacgtaaaacTGTACTTTTTGTGGtgaaacatttgtaaaatatatatatatatatatatacaatatagttGAAGATTTCAACATGTCTTATATTTGCCACAAAATAGAATACACTGTATCCGCGTGAAAATTCAGGTCCAAGCATTCGTATTATTCTTGATTGTGTGGAGAATCTCTCGCGTTATTGTCGATATAATCGCTAGAGCTGTTTCCACGTGTTCCTTTATTCTTAAGCACCGCCACACCGCGTGCGTATCATAAAGCGTATCAAACAATCTCAACAGATTTTTTCGCCACACGCCGATGTTGGaatgttagaaaaaatatatgtcgcTCATTTGCTACAACAATAATGACATAACTCAGAAAACAAACTTTTCCAAAAAAGaagtttgaatattttaatttaaatcattaaaatttctaatataatattatacttttaaatgcGATTTTGATGCAATAACTGATTGTAGAGGAacacatgcgcgcgcgcgcacacacacacacacacacatatatattagcgCTTCATTCaatgtattgaatttttacccttcttttgcaaacaattaaaaaatgacaatttttgaGTTATGTCATTGTTGTAGCAATGAGCGATATATGTAATTTGAGGAGAATGATATGGACGATACAAAACTGCAGTATTATCGCATGTAAATCTCGTATTGTATGtatttacatacaatattgCGAGATACTCTCTGCGTAACACTGCATAATGCTGCGAATTTGTTTTTCTACATATATGCGCCAAGACTCGTCGGAGAATACAATTAAGATTATGATGCCGACAACCAccatgatgatgatgatgatatgtaataacaataatgccgtaaagctattatatatatatatatatatattatgaattgataatacaaagtataaagaaattatacgattaataataacgataataataatgagggtaacgtataattatcaaatataattattaaaattctttgagaaattaataacgtGTCTATAAAAATAGAGCTTTTTGAAcgatttttaaacatttaattttgtcaTGAGATAGAATGAGATGAATTAATAACATACACGATATCAATTGAGAAGTTTTATACTATTCCACACAGAGTACTCGAGtagaacatatatgtatatctactttttaatatacataaattatgatTCGAGGGAAAGGCGGgccttgaaaaatatttctccttTTAATCAATCTCTATTTGATAAATCTATTgggttggccaataagtccgtgcggttatttattttataagtaacatttataagtaaaaaaccgcacggacttattggccaacctaTTATTTGATTCCATTTTACTATATATCTgcttaatgaaattaataatttcaattatctaCCAATTATTCATATACGACGTGCAactcattatttaaattatatatagccTTAATTATCTCACATTTACACGCACAcacaatattcaaaatatttctttcaaaattaaatttacagaggaattaatttaatcgattaaataatcgatcaatgtatgtataaatatatcagtTTTTTGATGAATTGATTAAAAGTACGTGATCGACATTTATAAATCAACTATTAAagtcgaaaaaaaatttgacctgttataaaaaaaaaattataattttatatgtattattaacgattaatttaattttaattttaataattgacactttgaaactaaaaaaataacttcgttataatattattattatttgatgaaagatatatgtataataattttgatttttaataataatcaaattccTAACCAAAACTTCATAGTTGATTAATACGACTCAAAAAGTGTCCGAAAATATTGGGGGAAAATgctcgaaaatatatatgtatatgcttattataatgttaataattttgttgacaCATTAAcgcaaaaaacatttttatatcaaaattaaattgtttgtagcccgttaataaaattagaaaattagtCCTCAAAATTCCGCCATTCCCTCGCCCTTCGTAGTCTCTCAAGTGACAGCACACCGTGTGCGTACTCTCTTATATCGAGTGTTTGATATTAAAGAGAGTGGAAATCAAACTCAAAAAAAGACTTGATACCAATCTTTTTTTGACAACAAACGAGCCAAGTTTTCATTATCACTCTTTATACACCTCTTCATCCCCTATCTCACCCAcacttccttcctttctttttttcttttccctcttCCTATCCCTTATCCCCTACTCCGTATCCCTTCCTCCCTATTCTCATCTCGTCACCCCCTGCCtctttaaatcttaaaaatgacTTTATGTTCAAGCAGCATGTTGTCCTCCGGTGGCAATGACAAGCAAGCTCGTAAGATGTTTTCGATGGCAGCCCGTTGTCGAAACAAGGCGTTTACCACCGGAGTCCCGTGGGGCACCAGTGGGGCCTTGCAGAGATATGACAAAATAGAAAGTACACTGTGGAAACCGGAGAATTCTTCGTCATCGTCCGAATCCGCCCGTTTAAAAGTGATACGAGAGCAGAGTTCGGCTAAAATGACAAGGTCGAGAATGATAGGAGTCGCGAGAAGCGAATCCTCACATGTATTATGGATCACGATGGTGTTGTGACCGCCTAGCATGATTTCGGAAATGTACTCATCCATGGCTCTCTTGCTGTCACCTAGAaaagatgtaaataaaataaatataaagagaaatttttgtaaacatttgagaaattccatttttcaaagattttaaacattttatcaatttttatcaacaatttcaagcgttttaaagatttttgaGTTCTAAGGAAACTTTTTAAGAAACTTGagaattttaagtattttaaacgTTCTGAGAACTCGAAGAATTTTAATCCTGCAACCATTCTTCTCGGCACCCACTAACGGTATACGGTTTGCGTCCGCGGCATATTAAACAACCTAAAACTACCAAACATTCATAGGTGTTGCTTGAAATCTCAACTATAAgtttaaactttataataataatattataaaattaattttgtaattgttaatttaatcgtTGAACCTTTGGAAAATACCACACAGTCAAAATGCCGAGGACGCAAACGACCTGCATGTACGGttgcagaattaaaaatattgcaacaaAAAGTTATGTTACATATCTCTGATCAAATAGTTTTGCtttaggatatatatatacatatatatgtatgtattacaTAATCAAGTGCCGATCACGTATGCacgcgcatacatatataatattt is from Temnothorax longispinosus isolate EJ_2023e chromosome 10, Tlon_JGU_v1, whole genome shotgun sequence and encodes:
- the Papss gene encoding bifunctional 3'-phosphoadenosine 5'-phosphosulfate synthase isoform X1; amino-acid sequence: MSSSNAERSVGPPPNKKMMICANVSEQAHHVSRAKRGQAIGSIRGFRGCTVWLTGLSGAGKTSISFQVEAVLVNYGIPAYGLDGDNLRSGLNRNLTFSKQDRKENIRRVAEVAKLFADSGQICLCSFVSPFEEDRQVARQIHREADLPFFEVFVDTPLQICEARDTKGLYKKARQGTIKGFTGIDQMYESPTKPDLIVKTENCTPEESASTVIDLLEKHRIIPQLAAKPSDLITELFVPESRLAFAKMEAETLRCVEIDELDVQWLQILAEGWASPLTGFMREHQYLQAQHLRCLLQDGKEANQSVPIVLAISTSDKSRLENSLAVTLRHKQKALAILRKPEFYFHRKEERCSWQFGTNNLGHPYVRMIYDSGDWLMGGDLEVLERIRWHDGLDKYRLTPNEIRARCRKMKADAVFAFQLRNPIHNGHALLMQDTKRRLLEERGFKNPVLLLHPLGGWTKEDDVSLYTRILQHKAVLDEGVLDTTSTLLAIFPSPMMYAGPIEVQWHAKARMNAGANFYIVGRDPAGMPHPNKDATPDGNLYDPTHGARVLSMARGLDNLEIIPFKVAAYDTRNGKMAFFEPERKQDFEFISGTKMRGLAKTGQNPPDGFMAPKAWLKPQTSQVYGLSSE
- the Papss gene encoding bifunctional 3'-phosphoadenosine 5'-phosphosulfate synthase isoform X2, encoding MSSSNAERSVGPPPNKKMMICANVSEQAHHVSRAKRGQAIGSIRGFRGCTVWLTGLSGAGKTSISFQVEAVLVNYGIPAYGLDGDNLRSGLNRNLTFSKQDRKENIRRVAEVAKLFADSGQICLCSFVSPFEEDRQVARQIHREADLPFFEVFVDTPLQICEARDTKGLYKKARQGTIKGFTGIDQMYESPTKPDLIVKTENCTPEESASTVIDLLEKHRIIPQLAAKPSDLITELFVPESRLAFAKMEAETLRCVEIDELDVQWLQILAEGWASPLTGFMREHQYLQAQHLRCLLQDGKEANQSVPIVLAISTSDKSRLENSLAVTLRHKQKALAILRKPEFYFHRKEERCSWQFGTNNLGHPYVRMIYDSGDWLMGGDLEVLERIRWHDGLDKYRLTPNEIRARCRKMKADAVFAFQLRNPIHNGHALLMQDTKRRLLEERGFKNPVLLLHPLGGWTKEDDVSLYTRILQHKAVLDEGVLDTTSTLLAIFPSPMMYAGPIEVEKKF